In Aegilops tauschii subsp. strangulata cultivar AL8/78 chromosome 3, Aet v6.0, whole genome shotgun sequence, one genomic interval encodes:
- the LOC141020837 gene encoding uncharacterized protein → MQNALLKLWAMVEDARSARVNDNLESALAIHNLTEEKNKLEANYDKLVQDVHELMNFQEERVIDFSYLQSNITYQQEVRKELIADMKAQMATEMAKKDAETQKLTQKYDLLVNLTRAQATVIQNLNLNNMKEKQVLIEARMNLELKNAELTKCQEKLTQEKLELKL, encoded by the coding sequence ATGCAGAATGCATTGTTGAAGCTGTGGGCAATGGTTGAGGATGCCAGAAGTGCTAGGGTCAATGACAATCTTGAAAGTGCTTTAGCTATTCATAATCTGACAGAAGAGAAGAACAAGCTAGAGGCCAACTATGACAAGTTAGTCCAGGATGTGCATGAACTTATGAATTTCCAGGAGGAGAGGGTGATTGATTTCAGTTATCTGCAGTCTAACATTACATATCAACAGGAGGTAAGAAAAGAACTGATTGCTGATATGAAGGCACAGATGGCAACTGAGATGGCAAAGAAAGATGCAGAGACCCAGAAACTTACTCAGAAGTATGATCTGCTGGTCAACCTGACAAGAGCTCAAGCAACAGTCATTCAGAACTTGAACTTGAACAATATGAAAGAGAAGCAAGTGCTGATTGAAGCTAGGATGAATTTGGAGCTGAAGAATGCAGAGCTAACAAAGTGTCAGGAGAAGCTCACCCAAGAGAAGCTAGAGTTGAAGCTTTAG
- the LOC109784709 gene encoding uncharacterized protein: MVLEDESSEDQSSLPYMHSSSSTDGLNQVPFSLEDPDYKGLELDLMSPCEKHGMASERLVAFEVTDTGRRFLACAQPV, encoded by the exons ATGGTTTTGGAGGACGAAAGCAGCGAGGACCAGTCTAGCCTCCCGTACATGCACTCTTCCTCCTCCACCGACGGGCTCAACCAG GTCCCTTTCAGCCTTGAAGATCCAGATTACAAGGGGCTTGAGCTGGATTTGATGTCCCCATGTGAGAAGCACGGCATGGCATCTGAGAGGCTTGTTGCCTTTGAAGTTACAGACACAGGCAGGAGGTTTTTAGCATGTGCACAGCCGGTATGA
- the LOC109784704 gene encoding large ribosomal subunit protein eL38z/eL38y, whose protein sequence is MPKQIHEIKDFLLTARRKDARSVRIKRTKDAVKFKVRCSRYLYTLCVHDTDKANKLKQSLPPGLNVQEV, encoded by the exons ATG CCGAAGCAGATCCACGAGATCAAGGACTTCCTGCTGACGGCGCGGCGGAAGGACGCGCGGTCGGTGCGGATCAAGAGGACCAAGGACGCCGTCAAGTTCAAGGTGCGCTGCTCCAGGTACCTCTACACCCTCTGCGTCCACGACACCGACAAGGCCAACAAGCTCAAGCAGTCCCTCCCCCCAG GTTTGAATGTCCAGGAGGTTTAA
- the LOC109784696 gene encoding cationic peroxidase SPC4, whose product MASSPSAAHLLLVLAAAMVLSSVSAAAVGAGGSPPLAKGLSFEFYRARCPQAEAIVFAFLKDAIRKDVGLAAALLRIHFHDCFVQGCDGSVLLDKTNGVDSEKVSPPNVTLRPSAFKAINAIRALLQRACGGPVVSCADIAALAARDSVHLAGGPRYAVPLGRRDGLAPASLDTILGALPPPTSKVPVLLSFLAKIGLNADDLVALSGAHTLGIAHCGSFEERLFPKDDPTMDKFFAGHLKLTCPRLKVDNFTANDIRTPDVFDNKFYVDLLNRQGLFTSDQDLHTDAKTKPMVTRFAVDQAAFFDQFVKSMVKMGQINVLTGNQGQIRTDCSVPNAARSAGDELPWSVVETAVESLVL is encoded by the coding sequence ATGGCTTCCTCTCCCTCGGCAGCTCATCTCCTGCTTGTCCTCGCAGCAGCTATGGTGCTGAGCTCTGTGTCTGCAGCAGCGGTGGGTGCTGGTGGCTCGCCGCCGCTGGCCAAGGGCCTGTCGTTCGAGTTCTACCGCGCCAGGTGCCCGCAGGCGGAGGCCATCGTCTTCGCCTTCCTCAAGGACGCCATCCGCAAGGACGTcggcctcgccgccgcgctcctccGCATCCACTTCCACGACTGCTTCGTGCAGGGCTGCGACGGCTCCGTGCTCCTCGACAAGACCAACGGCGTCGACAGCGAGAAGGTGTCTCCCCCCAACGTCACGCTCCGTCCGTCGGCGTTCAAGGCCATCAACGCCATCCGCGCGCTCCTCCAGAGGGCATGCGGCGGGCCCGTCGTCTCCTGCGCCGACATCgccgcgctcgccgcccgcgacTCCGTCCACTTAGCCGGTGGGCCAAGGTACGCTGTCCCGCTCGGCCGCCGTGACGGGCTCGCCCCCGCGTCCCTGGACACCATCCTGGGCGCGCTCCCGCCGCCGACCTCCAAGGTCCCCGTGCTCCTCAGCTTCCTCGCCAAGATCGGCCTCAACGCCGACGACCTGGTAGCGCTCTCCGGCGCGCACACGCTCGGGATCGCGCACTGCGGCTCCTTCGAGGAGAGGCTGTTCCCCAAGGACGACCCCACCATGGACAAGTTTTTCGCCGGCCACCTCAAGCTCACCTGCCCGCGGCTCAAGGTGGACAACTTCACCGCCAACGACATCCGCACGCCTGACGTGTTCGACAACAAGTTCTACGTCGACCTGCTCAACCGGCAGGGTCTCTTCACCTCCGACCAGGACCTGCACACCGACGCCAAGACCAAGCCCATGGTCACCAGGTTCGCCGTCGACCAGGCCGCCTTCTTCGACCAGTTCGTCAAGTCCATGGTGAAAATGGGGCAGATCAACGTGCTCACTGGCAACCAGGGTCAGATCCGCACGGACTGCTCCGTGCCCAACGCCGCCCGCAGTGCCGGCGACGAGCTGCCGTGGTCCGTCGTCGAGACCGCCGTGGAGAGCTTGGTGTTGTAG
- the LOC109784701 gene encoding abscisic stress-ripening protein 2, which yields MGRHSSSGKPEAGGEQYRKEEKHHKHMENLAKLGAVAAGAYARHEKHEARKNPEHARSHKIKEKIAATVAAGSAGFAIHEHHKKKEAKKNARHAHRH from the exons ATGGGGCGCCACAGCAGCAGCGGCAAGCCGGAGGCTGGCGGCGAGCAGTACCGGAAGGAGGAGAAGCATCACAAGCACATGGAGAACCTGGCCAAGCtcggcgccgtcgccgccggagCATACGCTAGG CACGAGAAGCACGAGGCGAGGAAGAACCCGGAGCACGCAAGGTCGCACAAGATCAAGGAGAAGATCGCCGCCACGGTCGCGGCCGGCAGCGCGGGATTCGCCATACACGAGCACCACAAGAAGAAAGAGGCCAAGAAGAACGCTCGTCATGCCCACCGCCACTGA
- the LOC109784700 gene encoding uncharacterized protein, with the protein MGRHSSSSSSGKTEAAGEQYRKEEKHHKHMEKLAKLGAVAAGAYARHEKHEARKDPEHARSHKIKEKIAATVAAGSAGFAIHEHHKKKEARKHARHAHRH; encoded by the exons ATGGGCCgccacagcagcagcagcagcagtggcaAGACCGAGGCCGCCGGCGAGCAGTACCGCAAGGAGGAGAAGCATCACAAGCACATGGAGAAGTTGGCCAAGCtcggcgccgtcgccgccggagCATACGCAAGG CACGAGAAGCACGAGGCGAGGAAGGACCCGGAGCACGCAAGGTCGCACAAGATCAAGGAGAAGATCGCCGCCACAGTCGCTGCTGGCAGCGCGGGATTCGCCATCCACGAGCACCACAAGAAGAAAGAGGCCAGGAAGCACGCTCGTCATGCCCACCGCCACTGA